Genomic segment of Bacteroides stercoris ATCC 43183:
CAGCTTTTAATTCAGAATTCCAGGGAATAACATTGGACTGGGTGTCCGGCAGGTGTTTTTATGGATAAGATACACAGCCGGACATCTGTCTTTTAATAATTATGATATGAAGAAATTCTTATTTCTATTGATTGCAGGATTTTGTACCGTTCAGCTTTCGGGACAGACAATCAACTTCTCCGTACAACCGTTGTCCGGGGAAAGCGAGTTGTCCGCAGCATCGCAAGAAATGCTTCAAAACAAGTTGAGACAAATTATCACCCGAAACAGTGCGGGAGCGGCAAACGACTATAATGTCTTTGTCATAGAACCGGTAATAACGGTTTTAGACAAGCAGTCCACTTCGGGATTGATGCGTAATACCACGCTTGTAAAGGGAGAATTGACGCTGGTTGCCAAGAACAGGATAGACGGCAGCATGTATCACAGTGCCGTTGTGTCTGTGTCCGGGCAGGCTGCAGAAGGTGCCGACCCCTATAAAGCCATGATTTCCGCTCTGCGTACAACCGATCCGGTTTACACCCGTTTTATCCGTATTGCCCGGCAGAAGATACAGGATTATTATGCTGCTAATTGCGCCACTATTCTTCAGAAAGCACAAAGCCTTTACAATTTGAAGAAATACCCGGAGGCATTGAGTTATCTTTCTGCCGTGTCGGAGAGTGTGCCTTGTTATGAGCAGGCTTCCGTGCTCCAGACGGAGTTGGCGCAGTATGTGCCCGATGTACAGCCGGATACGGTGATTATACAGAAAGTGATAGAGAAACCTGTTGAAGTGGAGAAAATAGTGGAGGTTGAAAAGATAGTGGAAAAGCCGGTTGTGGTTGAGAAGGTAGTCGAGAAACCTGTGATTGTTGAGAAAGTGGTCGAAAAGCCCGTTGCGCAGGAAACTCCGGCAGCCCGCTGCGAAATTACCCTTTCCACAAACAGGCTGCAGTTCAAGGTTTTGAAGTGCACAGGTAATGCTACCCAGCAGCGTATCACGATTTTGGCGGAAATGACCAATGTGGACACAGGTCGTAATACGGATGAGTTCTTGCGATTTACTTCCGCCTTTACGGACAGTGGTACGGAATGCAAGAACTTCGAGATACAGAACGGGGCATGGATGAAGATGCCGCCCCGTGTAACGGTACGGCGGGAATTTTATGTAACGAACGTATTCGATAGATTCTCCCTTTTTTCTTATATAGAGTTGTTGGTAGCGGATACAAAAGTATACATTCGTAACCTGCCGGTTCAATGGCAATAAAAAGATAAAAAGCGTATGAAACGATTGATATGG
This window contains:
- a CDS encoding inner membrane complex domain-containing protein, with product MKKFLFLLIAGFCTVQLSGQTINFSVQPLSGESELSAASQEMLQNKLRQIITRNSAGAANDYNVFVIEPVITVLDKQSTSGLMRNTTLVKGELTLVAKNRIDGSMYHSAVVSVSGQAAEGADPYKAMISALRTTDPVYTRFIRIARQKIQDYYAANCATILQKAQSLYNLKKYPEALSYLSAVSESVPCYEQASVLQTELAQYVPDVQPDTVIIQKVIEKPVEVEKIVEVEKIVEKPVVVEKVVEKPVIVEKVVEKPVAQETPAARCEITLSTNRLQFKVLKCTGNATQQRITILAEMTNVDTGRNTDEFLRFTSAFTDSGTECKNFEIQNGAWMKMPPRVTVRREFYVTNVFDRFSLFSYIELLVADTKVYIRNLPVQWQ